A genomic segment from Candidatus Cloacimonadota bacterium encodes:
- a CDS encoding Hsp20/alpha crystallin family protein, which translates to MSIVKYQPFRSFTDRFFEDDFFNHFRNNTTYRIPVDIYEKKDKIHLDFELPGISKKNIEIQLENSTLTVKGTFEKDKDIQEENYFRTERYYGEFSRSFTIPNNIAHKDISANFDKGILKVTFPKSKETEEVKKIEIK; encoded by the coding sequence ATGTCTATCGTAAAGTATCAGCCCTTCCGGTCTTTTACAGATCGATTCTTTGAAGATGATTTCTTTAACCACTTCAGAAACAACACAACCTACAGAATCCCTGTTGATATTTATGAAAAGAAGGATAAAATCCATTTGGATTTTGAATTACCCGGCATCTCCAAAAAAAATATTGAAATACAACTTGAGAATAGCACTCTCACTGTAAAAGGAACATTTGAAAAAGATAAAGACATTCAGGAAGAAAATTATTTCAGAACAGAACGTTATTATGGAGAATTCAGTCGTTCTTTCACTATTCCAAATAATATTGCTCACAAAGATATCTCAGCGAATTTTGATAAAGGTATTTTGAAAGTTACATTTCCAAAGTCCAAAGAAACTGAAGAAGTGAAAAAAATAGAGATAAAATAA
- a CDS encoding glutaredoxin domain-containing protein: MANKIANKRVILFTSPYCSWCKKAKVYMKRNHVRFKEVDVSKDATAARDLQRRTGQQGVPVILINNRPIVGFNLNKLNRLLEIN, from the coding sequence ATGGCAAATAAAATTGCAAATAAACGGGTGATCTTATTCACTTCACCCTATTGCTCGTGGTGTAAAAAGGCAAAAGTTTATATGAAAAGAAACCACGTAAGATTTAAAGAAGTAGATGTGTCAAAAGATGCCACGGCAGCACGTGATCTACAACGCAGAACCGGTCAACAGGGTGTTCCTGTAATTTTGATAAACAACAGGCCCATTGTTGGCTTCAATCTAAATAAATTAAATAGACTATTGGAAATTAATTAA